CTATGATTAAAGGTGTTAGAATGcaggaacccaaaaaaaaatcccaagttAGATTAAgcatttgagataaattttacTCTTTAAATAGTCCATGCTATACAAGTTCACACAAAATTCTATCAGCAAACGCACAAGAAAGCTGCTAACCCTTCATCAGCATATATCGTGGTACAGAAAATCAGTAAAGGTCCAAAATGGTAACACAAGGTGAAAGAGGAAACGAGCTAAGCCTTCCCCTCACATACCGCCTTTTAGATTATTGGACTATAATCTATTAAGGTGGGTCCAGCAATGCGGGAGATGACTTGTTAACATGTACATGAACAATATGACCCAACTACCAAACCTAGAACGTAAATCCAGATATAGCAAACGCATAAAGAGAGTGTTACGAAATGACACATCCTGTTTACCTTATAGAGTCTTATGGAAGCCTGCAAAGCTAATTATATCAGGGCAATGCTAGTGACTTCCCTAACTTCTTAAGAAGCCGCTTAAAGTAGAAAACAGAGCTAAAATCAGGAGCCGATTTTCTCAGTAAAACCGTCCAGAAGAGAGCCTGTTGAATCTCATTAGTTAGGATTTGGAACATCAATTTCTCCTTCCCCTTTCCTTCTTCCAAGGAAAAACCATTCGATTCCTCAAACCAACACAgagtctgtctgtctctctctatctctctctccaaatcaTATTACTTTcccagtccttttttttttctatgatcAACTTCAATAATTGGGGAGAGGAGCAGGTCCAATCGCCATAAAACGAGATCGGCTGTTATCCTCCCGAATTTCTACTGGTCGGAAAATTCTCTTTGCAGATTAAATGGCCACAGTGACTCAAGTGTGATGTGAAGAAGCTAAGTTATGCTCGGACAGCAATTGGGTCCAAAGGTAACGACTCTGGGGGGAGAATTGAGCTTAGTATTATGAGTAGTGCACTGAAAATTGTTGATATTGAATCTCATAATTTGCTCATCAGTCAGTGCTCTTTTCTAGGTGATTTTATTTCCGCAAGTTAGCAGGTCAACCGATTGTATTTGCCTGGTTCAGACAACTGAAGTGCCTTGGTCTTGTAATTGATAGTGATGTTTGTTCATGATGGTTGTAATTGGACTTCCACCCAAGTAAAAGGTTAGATTTGTAGTGGCTTATGGCATTTTAGATAATTGAAGCTATTAGCACTTGATGTGGTTGCTGATGATTTTagctcttttttctcctttaagcAACTTCTGAAGAAGTTAGGGAAGTCACTAGCATTGCCCTGGTATAATTAGCTTTGCAGGCTTCCACAAGACTCTATAAGCTAAACAGGATGTGTCAATTCATAACACTCTCTTTATGCGTTGACTGAGATGGGGAGACAAAAACACCAAATTTTTCCATGCCACTACTATTCAAAGAAGACAGCGAAACAGAATTTCAATGCTGAAACAATTTGGGGAGGAAACCTGTCCTGGATTAAAGACCCCTCAAACCTGAAGGAGATGACCTCAGACTTCTTCAAAGAGTTATACAGTTCAGTAGGCCTTCTAAATTTTCACCCAATCTTACAACAGTGCCCCTCTTTGGTATCAAACAAGATGAACGTAGAATTATCAGCGAGAGTCACTATAACAGAGATTCAGAAGGCTGTCTTTGAAATGGGCTCTCTAAAAGCACCAGGTCCAGAGGGCTTGAATGGTCTTTTCTACCATCAGAACTGGGAAACTATTAAGATGGGACTCTTCGAGGAAGTTAGTGAATTTTTTGAAACTGGAGAGATGCACCCTGAGCTGAATAGAACACATATTACACTGATTCCTAAAGTTAGAACTCCAGAAAGGCTTGACCAGTTCACGCCAATTAGCCTTTGCAACTTTGCGTACAAAGTTATATCCAAGGTTTTAGCAAACAGGCTGAAAAGGATGACTGCCTGACCTGATTGCAGAAGAGCAGAGTGCCTTTGTGGGGGGAAGACAAATACAGGACAACATTCTGGTCATTCAGGAGGTTTTACATCAGTTGGGagttagaaaaaaagaaggagatttCAAGCCATGTCAAACTTGACATGAAGAAAGCTTATGACAGGGTGGAATGGGACTTTTTAGAAGAATGCCTTCTCAAGGTGGGATTCTGCTCTTTTTGGGTAAATAGAGTTATGATGTGTGTCACTTGAGCAACGCTGTGTGTAAAGCTCAATGGCGAACCCTTGCAGTACTTTCAACCCTCAAGAGGGATTCGCCAAGGAGTTCCCATATCACCATACCTATTCATTCTAATGGCCAATACACTTTCAATGGTAATGAGAAAGGCTGTGACTGATGGGACTATCAGAGGAATAAAGTTAAACAGGTTCTGCCGAACCTTATCTCATTTACTTTTTGCTAATGACTCTATTTTCTTCTTGGCTGGAAAGATGATTGAATGCCAGAATCTTGCTCTAATTCTGAACCAGTACTGCTATGCCTCTGGTCAAGAGATCAACCTTAACAAGTCTGGACTTTTCATGGGGCCAAACTGTCCTCAGCAGTTACAAGAGAGTCTTGCGAATGTTTTGAGAGTTCCGGTGATGGGAAAAACCGGAAAATACCTAGGAATACCATCTGATTggggagaataaaaaaaacagatgTTCTCTGGGATTTCTGCTAGAGTAAATATGAAACTGGAAGGCTGGAAGGAGAAACTGATTTCAAAAGCAGGGAAGGAGGTTCTGATTAAAAATGTGGTGCAAGCTATCCCTCAATATGCTATGTCGATATTGAAGATCCCGGTCTCCATATGCAAATCAATAGAAAGGAGAGTAGCTTCCTTTTGGTGGAAGAACAGTGAATCCAAAACTGGACTACACTGGAAAAGAtgggaaattttaaaatcaagGAAGGATAATGGGGGCTCGGGCTTCAAAGATCTCACTGCCTTTAACAAAGCACTATTAGGCAAACAAGCATGGAGACTTGCGCAAAATCAGAATTCTCTGTACGGAATGTACTTTCCAAACAGATCCTTTTTGCATGTTGAGAGAGAGGCAATAGGCCTTCTTGGGGTTGGCAAAGTATACTATGTGGCAGAGAAACTATCTCAGGGTCAGTGAGATGGTCCATTGGCAATGGTGAAGATGTTAGCATAAGAGAGGATCACTGGCTGCGAAGGGGACCCATTGGCGGTCCAGCAAACAAGCAAGACCCCGTGAAAGTGGCAGAGCTAATCTCGAAGCAGGAGGCTAAGTGGGATGAACCGATACTCAGAACAATGTTTGATGAGGAGCTTGTTGAGGAAATTTTAACCATCCCACTCAATCCAACTCTGGGGAGGGACAAGCTAGTCTGGACTAAGAAGATATCGGGGATCTTTACTGTCAAAAGTGCATACAATGTACTCAGAGACAAAGAACTCATACCCACACCAGACCAAGCATCAGCCTCCTTTCAACCTACAGGCAGATTATGGAATAGCAACTGGAAAGCCCAAATTCCCCCAAAAAATCGGATTTTTCTATGGAATATGTGCCATAATGCCTTACCCACAAAGGAGAACCTTTGCAAGCGAAACATTATCTCACAACCACTATGCTCGCTGTGCAATTTACAGGTGGAAACGACAGAACACATGTTTTTATACTGCCCTTGGACAAAGACGATATGGCTCGACCCGAATGTTCTCGGCCAAAACCAGCCACCCAACAACACAAGAATGGATGCGTGGCTTCAGGACTTAATAGAGAGCCTTACCTACTTACCTTCCTTCGAGTTGATAGCAGTAATCCTTTGGTGCATATGGATAGCGAGAAACGACTCAGTTTTCAGAGGAAGGATCCCGGATGCATCAAACCTAATCAAGCAAGCAGAAGCGATTCTGAGTAGCTACGGAAGGTGGAATAATAAAGTCTTATGCGTTACCAAGTCAGATCCAAGCAGCTTACCCATCAATTGGACAGCCCGACGAATCCCGACCTGAAGCTAAATGTAGACGCCTCCATCAACAAGGAATTCGGAAGATGGAGCCATAGCCGGGATCCTCCGAGACTCAAGAAGGTACTCCACTCGATGGCTTGAATCTGACTGCAGGACTTTAGCTGAAGTAGTCAACGGAGTAGAGGAGTGCTGTTGGGAGGCCGAAGCCCACATGAATGAAGCCGAGAACATTCTGGCCCGTCTGCCTGATGTTTTCGTGACCCATTGCAACCGAAGAGCAAACCTTGCAGCTGACTGGTTGGCCGAAAGCCACCGTTTGAATTGTGTCCCCACGTCTTGGGTCTCCAATCCTCCCGcgacttttttggaattttctttgtTCTGATGCCCCGTCGTTGGGCTTTCCGTGTAAGGACCCGTAGTATTTCAGTAATGCACCtcttttcgacccaaaaaaaaaaaaaattacgacgGTAATGGACAAAAAACTCTTGAAATCtgagaattgaatttttctcATCTTATTTGAATAAGATGAGAAACCcttgggaaaattctaaaaaaaaaaagagtatgaaatgccatcattttctcaaataagaatttgaaataaacattgattcaaataagagtccttgctcaaattattttaaagaaagacATAGCGAAAGATATTttatacctttatttttttaattttttcttttttctttttggcattttcttttctttcttttttctctcctcccctcctAAGGCCATCGCTAGCCTTAGGCAAGCCCTCTCCCAGGCCTACTTTGGGCGACCCTCACCCGGCCCGATGTCGGGTGAGTGCAAAGGTTGCCCTCATCGGCGTCGAGCAAGAGGAACCCTCGCTTGGGTGGGCAAGGGCAGCCTaagaaggggaggggaggggagaaaagaaaaaagaaggaaaatagaaaattagaaaaatagaaaaaaaaataattcaaaaagtaTGGGACAAAGATGCCATTTggtcaagcccttctttgaaacaaattgATTATTCATGCCCTTATTGAAATAGGATCTACTtcaagcatttatttgaaaaaaaaaaaaaagcattttaggcccttatttgaaattttcccaaaacccTGTAAGATAAAAATTTCATGTGAGATTTCATGAGGTAACAAAATTATTGTCAAAAGTTGCAAGTAAAATTATTCTTGGTATACGGTTTATGTAACTCTTTTTGAATGCAATTCCCCTTCACTATTGGTATTACGTTATCCAAGTTCAATGTATAATATACAAAAATGAGTCATATCATTTTAGCATAAGTCCACACATATCAGAAATAATCGTTCAGTCCACAACTTGAAAGCAAACATCAGTGATCCCATCGATTGATATAACTATTGTTTAATTTCAAAACTATTGCCACGCATTTGTCCTATTAGAAGGCCCACTAAGGCTTTGttcatttcgcaaaaaaattttatagtttcggataatattttttaagaggtcatttttcagaaaaaatgacAATAGTTTTTAATGTTCGGTCAGAAACTAAAATAgaattgaaatatatatatttttttttgccattcgGTATTGAAAAACATATATGATTTTCCTTCATGCATtccttttaaataatttttattttaataattgttattttctttcctttttattattttttctttttagagcaTTTCCTCAACATAGATAGACACTATTTGGTCGTCCTGTGCTATGGAGGAGCTCCAAATGCACGTCCTCCGTTATATCAATGAGTGGTTGGGGACTACTCAAGCATCACTATTAATGCCCACTCGGCGCGACATTCGCCTATTCCCCTTGTCCCACAGACATGATAGTTATCGGATACACACAAATTTGTTACTTTTGGGAATGGCCTCAAAAGAATGCACAAACGTGACGATGAAGTGTACAAGAACACAAGCCATAGGTGGACTCAAGCGAAGGTGCCACATTTTATGAACCTGAATGGATATTAACTTTGCGGCCGCTCCAGAGTGCGACTAGGTCATGCGAGCAAGAGGAGAAAAGGAGACCACGATTCTCGGAAATAGAAGAAGAACCTGCGCCGTGTTCCCTCGTCTCGTTCTCTATTCTCTCTGTTTCTAGGGTTTGTTTCCTTATTTGCGCTCCGAGATTGAGGTAAGTCTTGTCTTGTTTCCGTGTTTATCTTGTTTTTGTATTTGGTCTTGGCTTTCTGAACACAAACAATTCCAAAACAATACTCGATTAATTTCATTGTTACCAGAAACAAATTGCCAACCCGAAAAGCTAGAAATTATCGGGTTGGgtatcttgttttgttttgacaCCCCTGATATTAAGACACCAAGGACCACTGTTGTTTGTAATGTTGTCTTTGGGTTTAGACCAGGAATCCATTTTTTGTCAGCTTATTAAGTTTGTCTGAGTTCGACGATGCACACTTTCAGTCTTGCCACGTCTTCTAAGAAAGGACACAAAAGGTCTAGCGCAAAGGAATTCATGATTGCATCGTAACTCTATTTGGTTCGTCAAGTTTTAATGAGATTGGAGTCCGCCACTCTAGAATCGCCACCGCTTTTGCCTTCAATAATTTTGACTTCCAGTCTTAAGCTTTGCTGGAACGCTACCACGAAAGTCTTTAGTAGTCTTGATTTTCACATTAGCCTCCCTCGTTTTGTACGGTAAATAATTGCAAAACCGACAAAGATTGGAAGTACTACGAGCGAGAGCGGACGTTGACTACACAGAAGAAAATCGCCTCTGATTACAGTTGCCGACTACCAAAATAATGTGACATGGCACCACAGGTGCTTGGCCATGGAAACATAACCATGACACCTACAAGCTGTATATTAACAAACAGCAATGTCACGTCGAACCAAAAACAACTCGGAAATCAATAACAAGGGACTAACTACATCCTCTCCTCAAAGACATGCATGTCCCTTTGGGACAAGGCCAGAATAAACATTGATATTCACCCCTCCTGTAAAGGTAACAGTTTGCATAGTGCAACCAAAACCACGAGCACTGCTCGGTACCatattagctttttttttttttttttatctaaaccATATTAGCTTATTGTCCCATTCTCTTGAAAGTAAATTTATACAAGGGCAAATGACACCACCAACATATTCTAGGATACACGCTGGAGCATCATAATTTAACAAGAACAACCCAACTCTCTTTCTCTGAACTCCAACTGGCCACATATTCAAGTGCAATGGCCAAATAGAACATCTAGCTCTTGATGCCGGAAGAGGTACGAGCAATAACAACTTGAAGACCTACTCAAAACCACCATCTATGCAGCAGGTATCTCATAGAACTACAAGCAAATTCACACTACCAACTAAAGAGACTGACCTACAAGCAGGAGAGCAGGGCAATTATGAGGCTAGGCTAGGTATGGGAAATCTATCCATGCACGAAAGAGACTACTTTGCAGAGATCAGGAAGTTGCATCTCAGGACGAGCGATCGCTTTTATCAGAGTTGAGATTGATATTTGCCTGTGATTTGTCAGCAGAAGAAACCTCACTCTGCTGATTTTCATTCTTCTTTGAGTTCAGGAACCGCCCCCCACATCCTCTAGCTCTTCTCAATGCATGCAAATGTCGAGATTCATGCAAGTATGGCTGCAAAATTCGTTACGCATGAGGGATGTCAGAGACACAGAAGAGAACATGGAGAATCACATTGCGAACTTGTAGCAATACAGAAACTGTGACACAACAGAGAGATGCTTGAACAGAGAAAATAGCACATTATAAGATGACTGAGCACTCAAGATGGAGTTGTTATAATGAGGAAATGCCATATTATTTATAACCCAAGAATAATCAGCTCAACAATGCTTTAGGATAAACATGAgtaatcaaatgaaataaagcgGCTCAAATGGTCATTGCGAATGTTGACTTTGTAAGCACAAGGTAGTAAAATTCATTTAGCACGATGTCCTTTAAGTACGTGACAGTTTGTTACtgctttcctttttcatattctagCTAGACTGAATTACTCTAAACCTAGTTACTATTAAGACTCAAAGTTACACAACAACAGAGAGATTGCTTTATCTCACCCTTACAGATCCTAATAGAGTGATCTCATTGAAAATCTATTTTGCATTTCTAAAACCAACAATGCCAGTCTATATTTTCGTATGACCCTCGAGACACAATGAATTCTCATCCTGGTGAGGGGCGTCCATGCTAATCAAACATATGTGGTTGGACGGAGCCCAAAAAGGGGGATTGACCAAGTTACGTTCCCATGTATCACACGCTACTATAAAGCAATGCTAAACGCAAGCAACTAGACACAAATTTGGGGGATGTTGCAAGTAGTCCAAGACAATAAACTATCATGACAAAGGATCCAACAACACCTTCTATGActtataatttcaaaattaatcaatcatCCAGTGTCCATGACATGGAATCAGTTCTTGTCCAAACCCACCAGAGGGTAGAAATAAGTTTTGTCCTTCCTGTATTATCTGCTGGGGAGCTTACAAAATAGTCTGGAAAAAGATTGTCATCCTCCTCTCAATAAAACTCTTTCCTTCAGTAATTCCTGCGCTTTCTAGAGAAATATAATAAGAACAAATCACTATCTAACTTCTGATTAAGCATAGGCTTTTATGTAAGCCTAAAGTCCTAATGTCATACACTTATGAGAACACCAACAAAGCCTTGGAGTTGCAGCAACTCAAGCACATGTCTCATTGACTAATGACGGAATTTCTTACATGAATTTGTTCTTTAATCTCACAAGACAAGAAACCAgcacaagaaaaaagaacatgtaAGATCAAAATGAGGCATCGCAATCTATCTCCTTACACAATATCTAATAGATTCTTCTTCACATACCTAAGCTGGAAAACTTCAGTATTTGATATTTCCACCCTTTCATATCTGTCATCCTATCAGAATAACATTCCAGCTTAACATCTGAATTTCAACATACCTTGCGAGATTTAAGACCTTTGTTCTCTAACTCAGCTTTTGCACGAGACTGTCGACGCCGCAAGATGCCGTGATATTGTTTGGCATTGACAAATACAGGTTCCTCAACTGCATCTGATGGCAAAGGCACTCCAGCTTGTTGAATTCCCATTAATTGCAGATGGACCTGTGCAAACAATTTTTGGATGATAGAAACGTTCAAATAAATGAGAAATCAAAGGTCCATCACAGAATATGCAGCTTCATTCAATAAAGAAATGATTCCAGTAATTTGATATTCAAAAGCATTATACCATAGGCTGCGCACCATAAGGCTGCTGTGGATACGACTGCGCATCATAGGGAGCAAAGATGCTTCGATAATAAGGGTCTGGATATGGGTAAGCAGGTGGTGTCTGCAAAGAAATGAGCCAAAAAAGGAAGTTGGTCTCAGACAAAAAGTCCACTAGTGAAAACTACTCCTAAGCCTTTTCATATCTAGCAGTACCAGACCATGATTATATGCAGTATGCTAAAGAAAGTAGAAAATAAGAACCATTCATGGATCAACCCCAAATAACAATAAATATCAATATAGGTCCTAAATATTAATAACGGGGACAGAGTTACCCATTTGAAAACAATTTGAAGGGAGAAAGTCTCATTCGCTTCACTCACCCTCTGACTTGTcaacagagagagggagaaatttcaccaaaaaaattatcaaacatCAAAGGGGGACAAGATGGAAAATTCAACTTTAATCATGATACCAGTGAAAGAAAGGACAATCAATGGCAAACCAATGGCTTCCCACCCATAATTGTGGGTGAATATGGGCTCTGATAATCATGCCCTTCATCCCTTTTTGTCCACTACAGAGAGAGCTATTAAGGATAGAGCTAGAGTTGTCCAGTGCAGAGAATCGACAGTCGATTCTTTTTTGCATACAGTGGTCATAAAAGCAATTTAGAATGATTCAGCCGAATTCACAGATCAGTCGTCTGCTAAATTACGTTGTAAACAAGTTACTACCCACTTGGTGATTTGTCCAGGAGCAACAAAATTTTAATAGATAGGGTTCAAGGCAGAATTTACAGACAATATCAAAATTGTCTCAAGAAATGAAAACTCTACAAACCTAAGGATGTTGATAATTAACCATTCAATGTACCAGAACTCCCTTGTACCTGAGCCATTTAACCATAATTAGCCGCAAGAACTTCATTAGCCATTCAACCTAGTAAAACACTTTATCTAAAATATCTTTCTGCTACAGCAAAAGGCTTGCGAAAGAACAGAGTCAATTGGTCCATGTCAAGAGTCTAAATTTCAATTGGCTAGAGTATTTTTCTTCTTAATACACAC
This sequence is a window from Rhodamnia argentea isolate NSW1041297 chromosome 3, ASM2092103v1, whole genome shotgun sequence. Protein-coding genes within it:
- the LOC115754336 gene encoding nuclear transcription factor Y subunit A-7, with amino-acid sequence MTSSVHDISENGEADEQQKHSEQHESSPATGVPHPGATLPNVQYATPPQLGTGHAMTPPAYPYPDPYYRSIFAPYDAQSYPQQPYGAQPMVHLQLMGIQQAGVPLPSDAVEEPVFVNAKQYHGILRRRQSRAKAELENKGLKSRKPYLHESRHLHALRRARGCGGRFLNSKKNENQQSEVSSADKSQANINLNSDKSDRSS